A portion of the Tachysurus fulvidraco isolate hzauxx_2018 chromosome 8, HZAU_PFXX_2.0, whole genome shotgun sequence genome contains these proteins:
- the myo15b gene encoding unconventional myosin-XVB isoform X1, whose product MDVGMLEIPAELSARLRSATGRPHGSGVTEVAPPQVKAEHRLSLPPDIDSYPFSRYANTVLKDGWCQAQGLSLQRPLTSLEAGDSRIALEIYKLIIRFCGDSEMTGWQEQMLGNYIVEKGQSRPSLRDEILAQLVYHTWGCEDVERSLRSWFLLASCLSAFTPSPLLDKTLLKYVSDQGPGEYRSLCQHKLLTSLQLPSPACRQHSPTQLEWTANQRKGKMVVEVNTFNEEKLTAEVESWTTGEQLASWLLSFRGVPELPRGWSVSLLADEGWSDLNGCDYVMDLLASAENDTPLGQTSAHPDYLFSDMGNRVMASDLDDFIPPAPSMQAPGLPPFEAPQRDSYDQYSSSQGSRAPKLDSYVDDLFDPVLDQGPPDFERTAMLNRRMRGGGGMHPSMYNGAGVPMPAYMGMPMNPAMPSYATTPMMPNMMPGVAQMPMMPPMPSMMMPGAMAQSAMPTSPPAINPQQLAEQQQAFINQQALLMAQQMTLQAMTLSQQQQEEKLQKQRKQQQQSEKQQRADPQSSQSTTPAEQPTHSTARKPNNPPVQHTPPVLQQPRKDDNTAQNPESFQAKRAFFQKIGTQEAPSKPPPKFAKPLLYAPAEQGKAPPPVPTMPKVKPPPEPSIPPESSTSDHESPPMSPSKPEPSSNIRDIIKRYQSKPPPDPKAFEPVRVPPKHFMKKNDPKEEALAILRAKGPVSPQKKVWAPPPPQKKEPLFPLPPAAPPAPPSEPQRPGPRSISNSMKQKQRSLADLFGSQRSHAPPTISPEPAPVLPNNIPDPPLMPAPGLNQLPMTNEESVRSQLHKFTASVSFSYSRMPGKLFLRKELFYPREKFTRPYILNLLCEQIMRDTYSDACVRISREERRKMKDLLGRFHVGTSISTVQDDAMKKRVVMAARDNWANYFTRLFSITGGNADDTQILGVSHRGIKMLKIVRASGINPKHLKLLRSYSYAEMLSVELKDAETVLISLKSEDLRIHSSQAPQITHVVRLFLSELTKGSEYVIALKSYVTDDRSLLSFQKGDVIKLLQMDGLQNGWNFGSTGGRSGLFPADITQPSAPPDYHSMAISRQLERKKSMRSSRTSLMPPGGRSSKKSTSLESRASQHSIERSEVGSVHSSEIDLQQYHMTEFARKFFREAILRPNERGQATGVRELEQMVQYTAEPINESLILFSDKELSVLGVQSFMHVMQFMTDQPLRKDQTEGKCASFIVQLAKEKEFLRDELYCQIIKQTSNNPHKESCARGWLLLYLITGFFPCSSTLLPYVTRHLQSCGQDPNHPYREKAQVCKDNLKQSLAFGGRRYIPSHVEMEAILAGRSTRMLPILLPGEVEFTCKVRSFSVASEVMIDICTEMGVSDPAEVNEFALLATRKHDGQVRPIHPDEYVLDFLLDDGSVLLSFHRLIWKHPLHFENDLYVEFHYHLILADYLRGKYILPGNSSTFKQEVAEFAAIQHLALGFGQQPTPQELKRYFPCMDGVNANDQNLHSVALRHFSLIANTNPTDAKLHFIKTLSSLHLFGFNVFMAQKVSHKGCPSPCLLAVNHEHINILHPQTQLSALTIPVEEVQSLRSFCPKKEKVPAVEINFGNPSHVNTIAIYLKQARELIHIIAIIMDLVTPTPRNCT is encoded by the exons ATG GATGTGGGAATGCTGGAAATCCCAGCTGAGTTATCAGCTCGATTGCGTAGTGCAACAG GCCGTCCACATGGGTCAGGGGTCACAGAGGTAGCTCCACCGCAGGTCAAAGCTGAGCATCGCCTCTCCTTGCCTCCTGATATTGACAGCTACCCATTCTCCCGATACGCCAACACAGTTCTCAAG GATGGATGGTGCCAGGCTCAGGGTCTTTCCCTACAGAGACCCCTCACCTCTCTGGAGGCGGGGGATTCCCGCATCGCTCTGGAGATATACAAACTG aTTATACGCTTCTGTGGAGACTCGGAGATGACTGGATGGCAGGAGCAGATGTTAGGGAATTACATAGTGGAGAAAGGCCAAAGCAGACCTTCACTCAGGGATGAGATCTTGGCTCAGCTCGTCTATCATACATGGGGTTGTGAGGATGTGGAGCGCTCACTGAGAAGCTGGTTTCTCCTGGCCTCCTGTCTCAGTGCCTTCACACCATCTCCTTTACTGGATAAAACTCTGCTCAA GTATGTGTCCGACCAGGGTCCAGGAGAATATCGCTCTCTGTGTCAGCATAAACTTCTCACATCACTTCAGCTGCCATCTCCTGCTTGTAGACAACACTCACCTACTCAGCTTGAATGGACTGCCAATCAGAGAAAGGGGAAGATGGTTGTAGAGGTCAACACCTTCAATG AGGAGAAGTTAACAGCAGAAGTGGAATCCTGGACTACAGGAGAACAACTGGCATCCTGGCTTTTGAGCTTTAG aggTGTGCCTGAGCTTCCGCGGGGCTGGTCTGTGTCTCTGCTAGCTGATGAGGGCTGGTCTGATCTAAACGGCTGTGATTACGTGATGGATCTGCTGGCCAGTGCAGAGAATGATACTCCCTTGGGACAAACATCTGCCCATCCTGATTATCTTTTCAGTGacatggggaacag ggtGATGGCCTCAGATTTGGACGACTTTATCCCTCCAGCCCCCTCCATGCAGGCTCCTGGCCTCCCTCCTTTTGAAGCCCCCCAAAGGGACTCTTATGATCAGTATAGCTCATCTCAGG GATCCCGAGCACCTAAGCTGGATTCCTATGTTGATGACCTTTTTGATCCTGTCCTGGATCAGGGACCTCCA GACTTTGAGCGAACTGCCATGCTAAACCGCAGGAtgaggggaggaggagggatGCACCCAAGCATGTATAATGGAGCAG gaGTTCCAATGCCAGCTTATATGG GAATGCCCATGAATCCAGCCATGCCATCCTATGCAACCACACCAATGATGCCTAACATGATGCCTGGAGTTGCCCAAATGCCTATGATGCCCCCTATGCCAT CTATGATGATGCCAGGTGCAATGGCACAATCCGCTATGCCCACCAGCCCTCCAGCCATCAACCCACAGCAGCTGGCTGAACAGCAGCAAGCTTTCATCAACCAGCAAGCTTTGCTCATG GCCCAGCAGATGACGTTGCAGGCAATGACACTGTCCCAACAGCAGCAGGAAGAGAAGCTGCAAAAACAGCGCAAGCAACAGCAGCAGTCAGAGAAGCAGCAGCGTGCAGATCCTCAGAGTTCACAGAGCACCACCCCTGCAGAACAGCCCACTCACAGCACAGCACGTAAACCCAACAATCCACCTGTGCAGCATACTCCCCCAGTGCTCCAGCAA CCTAGAAAAGATGACAACACGGCACAGAACCCAGAATCTTTTCAGGCAAAAAGAGCCTTCTTCCAGAAGATTG GAACTCAGGAAGCTCCTTCAAAACCTCCTCCGAAGTTTGCTAAACCACTTCTCTATGCCCCAGCTGAACAGGGCAAAGCTCCACCTCCAGTTCCAACTATGCCTAAAG TAAAACCACCTCCAGAACCCAGTATACCACCAGAGTCATCAACATCAGATCATGAATCACCTCCAATGTCACCTTCTAAACCAGAACCCAGCAGCAACATTCGAGATATCATCAAGCGGTACCAGAGCAAGCCTCCTCCAGATCCCAAGGCCTTTGAGCCTGTCAG GGTTCCTCCCAAGCACTTTATGAAAAAGAATGACCCTAAAGAGGAGGCACTGGCCATTCTCAGAGCGAAAGGACCAGTTTCTCCACAGAAG AAAGTGTGGGCCCCTCCTccaccacaaaaaaaagagccactatttcctcttcctcctgctgcTCCTCCAGCTCCTCCATCTGAGCCTCAAAGACCTGGTCCTCGCTCCATCTCCAACAGCATGAAACAAAAGCAGCGTTCTCTAGCTGACCTCTTTGGCTCACAGCGCTCTCATGCCCCACCCACTATTTCTCCAGAACCCGCCCCTGTTCTCCCAAATAACATCCCTGACCCACCCCTAATGCCCGCACCTGGACTAA ATCAGCTTCCAATGACCAATGAAGAGAGTGTTCGCTCCCAGCTACACAAATTTACAGCTAGCGTCTCCTTCTCCTACTCACGTATGCCTGGGAAGCTCTTCTTGCGGAAAGAG TTGTTCTACCCCAGAGAGAAGTTCACTCGTCCATATATCCTGAATTTACTGTGTGAGCAG ATTATGAGAGACACCTACTCAGATGCCTGTGTGCGAATCTCCCGTGAAGAGCGGCGCAAAATGAAAGATTTGCTCG GACGCTTCCATGTCGGAACGAGCATCAGCACTGTGCAGGATGATGCCATGAAGAAAAGGGTCGTCATGGCAGCCAGAGACAACTGGGCAAATTATTTCACACGTCTTTTCTCCATTACC GGTGGAAATGCAGACGATACTCAGATACTTGGGGTTTCACATCGTGGCATCAAAATGCTGAAGATAGTCAGAGCATCCGGCATCAACCCAAAACACCTCAAATTGCTCCGGAGTTACAG CTATGCAGAAATGTTGTCTGTGGAGCTGAAGGATGCTGAGACTGTTTTAATCAGCCTGAAAAGTGAGGACTTGCGGATACACTCTTCACAAGCTCCTCAGATAACTCATGTGGTGCGACTCTTCCTCAGCGAGCTGACCAAG GGTTCAGAGTATGTTATTGCTCTGAAGAGCTATGTGACAGATGACAGAAGCCTGCTTAGCTTCCAGAAAGGTGATGTCATCAAACTGCTGCAAATGGATGGCCTCCAGAACG GATGGAATTTCGGCTCAACCGGAGGCAGATCTGGTCTTTTCCCTGCTGATATCACTCAGCCGTCTGCACCTCCAGACTACCACAGCATGGCCATTAGCCGACAGCTCGAGAGGAAAAAGAGCATGAGGAGCTCTCGTACCTCGCTGATGCCCCCTGGTGGACGCTCATCCAAAAAGAGCACAAGTCTGGAATCCAGGGCCAGTCAACACAGCATTGAGCGCAGTGAGGTGGGGTCAGTCCACAGCTCAGAGATAGACCTCCAACAGTACCACATGACTGAGTTTGCCAGGAAGTTCTTCAGAGAGGCTATTCTCAG GCCAAACGAGAGAGGCCAAGCCACTGGAGTTAGAGAGCTTGAACAGATGGTGCAATACACGGCA gaaCCAATCAATGAATCTCTAATCCTGTTTTCAGACAAAGAGCTCAGTGTTCTGGGTGTTCAGTCTTTCATGC ATGTGATGCAGTTCATGACTGACCAACCATTAAGGAAAGACCAGACAGAAGGAAAGTGTGCCAGTTTTATTGTACAG CTTGCGAAAGAGAAGGAGTTTCTCCGGGATGAGCTCTACTGCCAGATCATCAAACAGACCTCTAACAATCCACACAA AGAGAGCTGTGCACGAGGCTGGCTTCTGCTATACCTGATCACTGGCTTCTTCCCATGTTCCTCCACATTACTGCCGTATGTGACACGACATCTACAGAGCTGCGGTCAGGATCCCAACCATCCATACCGAG aGAAGGCTCAGGTGTGTAAGGATAATCTCAAACAATCACTCGCTTTTGGAGGACGCAGATATATTCCTTCGCATGTGGAGATGGAAGCCATCTTG GCTGGTCGGAGCACTCGGATGTTGCCAATCCTGCTCCCAGGTGAAGTGGAGTTCACGTGCAAAGTCCGCAGCTTCAGC GTGGCGAGTGAAGTCATGATAGACATTTGCACAGAGATGGGTGTGAGTGATCCGGCCGAAGTGAACGAATTTGCCCTCCTTGCCACCCGCAAACATG ACGGACAAGTGCGTCCCATTCACCCGGATGAGTATGTGTTGGACTTCCTGCTGGATGATGGCTCAGTCTTGCTCTCTTTCCATCGTCTCATCTGGAAACATCCCCTGCATTTCGAGAACGATCTCTATGTCGAGTTTCATTACCACCTG ATCCTGGCTGATTACCTGAGGGGGAAATACATCTTGCCTGGTAACAGTTCCACATTTAAACAGGAGGTGGCAGAGTTTGCTGCAATTCAGCACCTCGCTTTGGGATTCGGTCAACAGCCTACACC GCAAGAGCTCAAGCGGTATTTTCCCTGTATGGATGGGGTCAATGCCAATGACCAAAATCTGCACAGTGTTGcactgagacacttttctcTCATTGCAAACACCAACCCTACTGATGCTAAATTACACTTCATCA AGACTCTCAGTTCACTGCACCTCTTTGGCTTTAACGTGTTCATGGCTCAGAAAGTCAGTCACAAAGGTTGTCCATCACCCTGCCTGTTAGCAGTCAACCATGAACACATCAACATTCTTCACCCACAAACACAG TTGTCAGCTTTAACAATTCCAGTGGAAGAGGTGCAGTCCTTGCGCTCTTTCTGTCccaaaaaggaaaaagtcccAGCAGTAGAGATCAACTTTGGCAACCCATCTCATGTTAACACCATTGCTATTTATCTGAAACAG GCCAGGGAGCTTATTCACATCATTGCTATAATCATGGACCTAGTGACACCAACTCCCAGGAACTGCACATGA
- the myo15b gene encoding unconventional myosin-XVB isoform X2, which yields MDVGMLEIPAELSARLRSATGRPHGSGVTEVAPPQVKAEHRLSLPPDIDSYPFSRYANTVLKDGWCQAQGLSLQRPLTSLEAGDSRIALEIYKLIIRFCGDSEMTGWQEQMLGNYIVEKGQSRPSLRDEILAQLVYHTWGCEDVERSLRSWFLLASCLSAFTPSPLLDKTLLKYVSDQGPGEYRSLCQHKLLTSLQLPSPACRQHSPTQLEWTANQRKGKMVVEVNTFNEEKLTAEVESWTTGEQLASWLLSFRGVPELPRGWSVSLLADEGWSDLNGCDYVMDLLASAENDTPLGQTSAHPDYLFSDMGNRVMASDLDDFIPPAPSMQAPGLPPFEAPQRDSYDQYSSSQGSRAPKLDSYVDDLFDPVLDQGPPDFERTAMLNRRMRGGGGMHPSMYNGAGVPMPAYMGMPMNPAMPSYATTPMMPNMMPGVAQMPMMPPMPSMMMPGAMAQSAMPTSPPAINPQQLAEQQQAFINQQALLMAQQMTLQAMTLSQQQQEEKLQKQRKQQQQSEKQQRADPQSSQSTTPAEQPTHSTARKPNNPPVQHTPPVLQQPRKDDNTAQNPESFQAKRAFFQKIGTQEAPSKPPPKFAKPLLYAPAEQGKAPPPVPTMPKVKPPPEPSIPPESSTSDHESPPMSPSKPEPSSNIRDIIKRYQSKPPPDPKAFEPVRVPPKHFMKKNDPKEEALAILRAKGPVSPQKKVWAPPPPQKKEPLFPLPPAAPPAPPSEPQRPGPRSISNSMKQKQRSLADLFGSQRSHAPPTISPEPAPVLPNNIPDPPLMPAPGLNQLPMTNEESVRSQLHKFTASVSFSYSRMPGKLFLRKELFYPREKFTRPYILNLLCEQIMRDTYSDACVRISREERRKMKDLLGRFHVGTSISTVQDDAMKKRVVMAARDNWANYFTRLFSITGGNADDTQILGVSHRGIKMLKIVRASGINPKHLKLLRSYSYAEMLSVELKDAETVLISLKSEDLRIHSSQAPQITHVVRLFLSELTKGSEYVIALKSYVTDDRSLLSFQKGDVIKLLQMDGLQNGWNFGSTGGRSGLFPADITQPSAPPDYHSMAISRQLERKKSMRSSRTSLMPPGGRSSKKSTSLESRASQHSIERSEVGSVHSSEIDLQQYHMTEFARKFFREAILRPNERGQATGVRELEQMVQYTAEPINESLILFSDKELSVLGVQSFMHVMQFMTDQPLRKDQTEGKCASFIVQLAKEKEFLRDELYCQIIKQTSNNPHKESCARGWLLLYLITGFFPCSSTLLPYVTRHLQSCGQDPNHPYREKAQVCKDNLKQSLAFGGRRYIPSHVEMEAILENYPSARVAC from the exons ATG GATGTGGGAATGCTGGAAATCCCAGCTGAGTTATCAGCTCGATTGCGTAGTGCAACAG GCCGTCCACATGGGTCAGGGGTCACAGAGGTAGCTCCACCGCAGGTCAAAGCTGAGCATCGCCTCTCCTTGCCTCCTGATATTGACAGCTACCCATTCTCCCGATACGCCAACACAGTTCTCAAG GATGGATGGTGCCAGGCTCAGGGTCTTTCCCTACAGAGACCCCTCACCTCTCTGGAGGCGGGGGATTCCCGCATCGCTCTGGAGATATACAAACTG aTTATACGCTTCTGTGGAGACTCGGAGATGACTGGATGGCAGGAGCAGATGTTAGGGAATTACATAGTGGAGAAAGGCCAAAGCAGACCTTCACTCAGGGATGAGATCTTGGCTCAGCTCGTCTATCATACATGGGGTTGTGAGGATGTGGAGCGCTCACTGAGAAGCTGGTTTCTCCTGGCCTCCTGTCTCAGTGCCTTCACACCATCTCCTTTACTGGATAAAACTCTGCTCAA GTATGTGTCCGACCAGGGTCCAGGAGAATATCGCTCTCTGTGTCAGCATAAACTTCTCACATCACTTCAGCTGCCATCTCCTGCTTGTAGACAACACTCACCTACTCAGCTTGAATGGACTGCCAATCAGAGAAAGGGGAAGATGGTTGTAGAGGTCAACACCTTCAATG AGGAGAAGTTAACAGCAGAAGTGGAATCCTGGACTACAGGAGAACAACTGGCATCCTGGCTTTTGAGCTTTAG aggTGTGCCTGAGCTTCCGCGGGGCTGGTCTGTGTCTCTGCTAGCTGATGAGGGCTGGTCTGATCTAAACGGCTGTGATTACGTGATGGATCTGCTGGCCAGTGCAGAGAATGATACTCCCTTGGGACAAACATCTGCCCATCCTGATTATCTTTTCAGTGacatggggaacag ggtGATGGCCTCAGATTTGGACGACTTTATCCCTCCAGCCCCCTCCATGCAGGCTCCTGGCCTCCCTCCTTTTGAAGCCCCCCAAAGGGACTCTTATGATCAGTATAGCTCATCTCAGG GATCCCGAGCACCTAAGCTGGATTCCTATGTTGATGACCTTTTTGATCCTGTCCTGGATCAGGGACCTCCA GACTTTGAGCGAACTGCCATGCTAAACCGCAGGAtgaggggaggaggagggatGCACCCAAGCATGTATAATGGAGCAG gaGTTCCAATGCCAGCTTATATGG GAATGCCCATGAATCCAGCCATGCCATCCTATGCAACCACACCAATGATGCCTAACATGATGCCTGGAGTTGCCCAAATGCCTATGATGCCCCCTATGCCAT CTATGATGATGCCAGGTGCAATGGCACAATCCGCTATGCCCACCAGCCCTCCAGCCATCAACCCACAGCAGCTGGCTGAACAGCAGCAAGCTTTCATCAACCAGCAAGCTTTGCTCATG GCCCAGCAGATGACGTTGCAGGCAATGACACTGTCCCAACAGCAGCAGGAAGAGAAGCTGCAAAAACAGCGCAAGCAACAGCAGCAGTCAGAGAAGCAGCAGCGTGCAGATCCTCAGAGTTCACAGAGCACCACCCCTGCAGAACAGCCCACTCACAGCACAGCACGTAAACCCAACAATCCACCTGTGCAGCATACTCCCCCAGTGCTCCAGCAA CCTAGAAAAGATGACAACACGGCACAGAACCCAGAATCTTTTCAGGCAAAAAGAGCCTTCTTCCAGAAGATTG GAACTCAGGAAGCTCCTTCAAAACCTCCTCCGAAGTTTGCTAAACCACTTCTCTATGCCCCAGCTGAACAGGGCAAAGCTCCACCTCCAGTTCCAACTATGCCTAAAG TAAAACCACCTCCAGAACCCAGTATACCACCAGAGTCATCAACATCAGATCATGAATCACCTCCAATGTCACCTTCTAAACCAGAACCCAGCAGCAACATTCGAGATATCATCAAGCGGTACCAGAGCAAGCCTCCTCCAGATCCCAAGGCCTTTGAGCCTGTCAG GGTTCCTCCCAAGCACTTTATGAAAAAGAATGACCCTAAAGAGGAGGCACTGGCCATTCTCAGAGCGAAAGGACCAGTTTCTCCACAGAAG AAAGTGTGGGCCCCTCCTccaccacaaaaaaaagagccactatttcctcttcctcctgctgcTCCTCCAGCTCCTCCATCTGAGCCTCAAAGACCTGGTCCTCGCTCCATCTCCAACAGCATGAAACAAAAGCAGCGTTCTCTAGCTGACCTCTTTGGCTCACAGCGCTCTCATGCCCCACCCACTATTTCTCCAGAACCCGCCCCTGTTCTCCCAAATAACATCCCTGACCCACCCCTAATGCCCGCACCTGGACTAA ATCAGCTTCCAATGACCAATGAAGAGAGTGTTCGCTCCCAGCTACACAAATTTACAGCTAGCGTCTCCTTCTCCTACTCACGTATGCCTGGGAAGCTCTTCTTGCGGAAAGAG TTGTTCTACCCCAGAGAGAAGTTCACTCGTCCATATATCCTGAATTTACTGTGTGAGCAG ATTATGAGAGACACCTACTCAGATGCCTGTGTGCGAATCTCCCGTGAAGAGCGGCGCAAAATGAAAGATTTGCTCG GACGCTTCCATGTCGGAACGAGCATCAGCACTGTGCAGGATGATGCCATGAAGAAAAGGGTCGTCATGGCAGCCAGAGACAACTGGGCAAATTATTTCACACGTCTTTTCTCCATTACC GGTGGAAATGCAGACGATACTCAGATACTTGGGGTTTCACATCGTGGCATCAAAATGCTGAAGATAGTCAGAGCATCCGGCATCAACCCAAAACACCTCAAATTGCTCCGGAGTTACAG CTATGCAGAAATGTTGTCTGTGGAGCTGAAGGATGCTGAGACTGTTTTAATCAGCCTGAAAAGTGAGGACTTGCGGATACACTCTTCACAAGCTCCTCAGATAACTCATGTGGTGCGACTCTTCCTCAGCGAGCTGACCAAG GGTTCAGAGTATGTTATTGCTCTGAAGAGCTATGTGACAGATGACAGAAGCCTGCTTAGCTTCCAGAAAGGTGATGTCATCAAACTGCTGCAAATGGATGGCCTCCAGAACG GATGGAATTTCGGCTCAACCGGAGGCAGATCTGGTCTTTTCCCTGCTGATATCACTCAGCCGTCTGCACCTCCAGACTACCACAGCATGGCCATTAGCCGACAGCTCGAGAGGAAAAAGAGCATGAGGAGCTCTCGTACCTCGCTGATGCCCCCTGGTGGACGCTCATCCAAAAAGAGCACAAGTCTGGAATCCAGGGCCAGTCAACACAGCATTGAGCGCAGTGAGGTGGGGTCAGTCCACAGCTCAGAGATAGACCTCCAACAGTACCACATGACTGAGTTTGCCAGGAAGTTCTTCAGAGAGGCTATTCTCAG GCCAAACGAGAGAGGCCAAGCCACTGGAGTTAGAGAGCTTGAACAGATGGTGCAATACACGGCA gaaCCAATCAATGAATCTCTAATCCTGTTTTCAGACAAAGAGCTCAGTGTTCTGGGTGTTCAGTCTTTCATGC ATGTGATGCAGTTCATGACTGACCAACCATTAAGGAAAGACCAGACAGAAGGAAAGTGTGCCAGTTTTATTGTACAG CTTGCGAAAGAGAAGGAGTTTCTCCGGGATGAGCTCTACTGCCAGATCATCAAACAGACCTCTAACAATCCACACAA AGAGAGCTGTGCACGAGGCTGGCTTCTGCTATACCTGATCACTGGCTTCTTCCCATGTTCCTCCACATTACTGCCGTATGTGACACGACATCTACAGAGCTGCGGTCAGGATCCCAACCATCCATACCGAG aGAAGGCTCAGGTGTGTAAGGATAATCTCAAACAATCACTCGCTTTTGGAGGACGCAGATATATTCCTTCGCATGTGGAGATGGAAGCCATCTTG GAAAATTACCCCTCTGCACGAGTCGCTTGCTGA